TGACAGCCTGACTGGATTTCTCAGCAGAGCTTTTAGAAATATGTCATTGTGTCACTGTGCTCGATGCTCAAGGTTGGTGTCTCTCAGGGACTGATGATATTTTGCTGATACTGTCTCAGATTTTGCCCTGCCACAGAGCTACCAGAGGTAAGTGATGGAAGCTAAAGAGGTGTGCTTTAAAGAGAGCATATTTACCCCTACCTTGGGCTGCACCCTGCTTCTTAGCAACGCTGTGGTAGTACCTCCATCTGCCGTAGTGAACCATGTGAAGCATTAGGCAGAGCAGCATTTTGCTTCCTGTCTCCAAATACTCAGGCACTCACACTTTTTTTCTGCAGTGTACAGTAGTAACGAGATGCTTGGATGtattttctgcaggctgaaaatTGCACGAGTGTGATAGCTGTGACCGTGGCTTTTTGATATCAAGAAGAcaaggagatgtccctgctctagGACTTCTAGGTAGTAATAGGATGCCATAAGGTCCTTTAGCAGTCCTGAAACGTGTTATTTCTCCACAGAGTGCAAAGGAATTTGAGCCTGTAGTCCTTGCTTGGTGTCATTTTAGTAGAAGATAGGATACCTACAGCTTCAAGTTTGCTATAGAGGCTTGTGAATCTGTGTCATTAGGGTGTTTTACACATGCTGATGCACAGAAGATGCCTCTGTTTCCAGAAGAGCTGACTGTGGTGGGTGAAATGAAGCCTCACTCCACCAGAGATCAGCCTTTTCTGCAAGTATTTTGGGCTTGTCTGACCACAGGGCTGTACCTTCAAGGGTATGAAGTTTGAAAGTAGTGCTGCCCAGCCTTCCAGACTGTTCCTGAAGATGCTGTTTATCTCACCAGCCCTGATGCTTCAGTCACTGTCTCATGATTAGCACAGTCCTAAGGCTGGTTTGCACTGCTGCATTGAGTAACATCTTGGCGTTTCATTGTCACCTTCACAGCTGTTAGGGAGCACAAGTTTCCTACAGGATCATCTGCCAGCTGTGATGCTATTCCTACTACATCATAACTGTGAGCTGACACCTCTCTTTGCTGGCAGACAAGCCAGGTGGGTAGGCATTGCTCCTCAGAGCTGTTCTCTATCTGGGGAGATGCAGGCTGTTGCCCGGTTTAGCGTAATGAGAATCAAGGACAAGGACAGTCTTACAAACGGGGGgcaaagcacagagctgtgtCCTATTCccgctctgccccagctgcagaaggcaacCTTGGGCAAactggctcctctgcagctgtgtttcCTAGGACAGCCTCTCTTTTGTGTGCTGGCTCTATGACAGAGGTTTGTGAAGTGCTTTGGTCTCCTGGCTGGGCAGAGATTTCACTGCCAATGGAACTGGAGATGTGTGTGTATGGGTGGGGGAGAATCTTAAGCTTTTTAAGCTTTTCTAGAAGTCATCTGCCTCCTGTGTACCATACCCTTCTTTTCCCCTAATGCAAATAAGGTGGTCCACTGTGGGAATATCATCCTGGAGTATTATGGGTAATGTACCAGGTTAATTATGGAAGGGGCAGGAAAAATAGCCTGTGCTGTTTTCAACAATATCAAAGGGATGCTACCTAATGATTTTCCTATTAGCTCTTTTCCCAGCCTGCCAGAGTCGCTGCAGAAGTGTCATTTACAAAGGCAGTTTGCAACTCATTACCCTGGATTTTCACTGTAGTTCTGCTCCAGAGAGcctgggcttttgctgtgtGCCCCAACCTAATGAATTGCCTGATTCGGTTAGCACTGCCATCCCTTCTGACAAAGTTAGTTGCTGACTGACAGGAAGGGGCCTGAATTCAATTCCCTTCTTGTTTTCGACTTGCACTTGTGTCAAGCGCAGGCTCCCTCTGGAAGCTGCCCTGTGATCCCCTCCCTTTGTTTTTCTGCATTCTGAGGGAAGCAGCCCATGCTTGGAGAAGTCCTAGAGCAAGTGCAGGGGcatgtgtgctgctgcctcaaGCAGTCCCAGCTCAATGCCTCAAGTTCCTTTCCAGCTAGAAAATTCCACTGCTCTCCcgctctggggctctgagcttttctttttcttcattgGTTTGGGATTTGTTGTCATCTGAGCTGGGCTTTGTAACCCTTCAGTAATAAATACCTTGGAGTAGTTGTATTAATGGTACCAGGGAAAAACAAGCAGTGTTGGCTGGGGAAACAGAACTGATTTCCCACATGGTAGAGGGCAACTGTGACCCTGTTGTGGGAGCTCTAAATTCTCCTCTGGCCTGTTCGGGCTTTGCAAGACACTTACTTGTCCAACAGTGCTGGGGAAAGCTCTTGTCCCCTTTTGCTAAAGAATAGAGTGCTTTTCAGGCTGAGAACCTGTAGCTCTCTTGCTAGGAATAGCTCCTGAAGAGGGGAAATCAAGGCTGTTTTTGTCACAAGTGTTTCCACTTGGAATCTGAATGTGGCTACTACTCGtccagctggcagggcaggaaaTGTGTAGGTCCTATGGTTGTTAGTTTGACCTGGGTGTTGACAAAGGACCTTGGGACTGCTTCCAGCCTCACTTCCAGGGGCGTGGGTACGTCTCTACTAGATGCTGTTCCTTTGAGCTCACCGTTGAGGTGTGAGATGCAACCTCTCCTGAGGCTGCAGCTTGCCTTCGGGACAGCTCTTGCTGTTCACTTTTGCTGTTTGTGGGCTAGGATGCAGCAGGGGAGTTTTCCAGTGCTGGCCCTGGATCCTTTTACTGGATGTCCTGAGGATTTGACCTAGCTGGCCCACAAGGGAGGCAGTGATGTGAGATAAACTTGTTTCTGCTGCACTGATGCCTCCTCCCCTCTTAATTAGATTCCTGTGGCTCCTCTCTTTCCTGCTGGCCTTCTTTCCTACTGAGCCCATCAGGGACACCCAGTTGTGGCCTTATCGGGTGCTTGCTGTGCTCCAATGAGCTGTTTCTGTTTCCCATTCTGGCTTGGCCACCCACCCAGTGAAGGTGCTTGTCAGCCTTGGAGAAGTGACCTCTGCTTCCAATGCCAGCCATGGCCTGTCAGGACTGTGCTGTGTGGGTGCTAAGGTTGAGTGGATCTGAAAGCTTTCCCAAGTGCTTTCACCCTCAAGTGCTGCCCTCTCTCCTGCACATCAGCTCACAGCCCTACCACGTTACTGTCCTGCAGAAGGGAGAGGGTTACTTACTCCTGGTGAGAGCAGAGGCAGTAAAGTGAGGAGCCAAGCTGTTATCCCTTCCCTTCTGCACAGGGAGCTCTCACTCtgttctctctccttctgccaAACTGGTGTCCTTTTGCAATGCAGCTTTGTCCTTTTCCTTGAGCTTGCCCTTTTCAAGGAAACCCAGTGGATGGAAAGAACctgtgctgtggggctgcacttctgACTACACTGCAAAGGACAAATGGAGACCCAGACCATATGTGAACCCAGGTTATGACCTCTGAGATCTCTCTCAACCTGAGCTGAGGTTGTGTCTCTCATAGGTGGTCAAATTTTGGGGACCAAATTCTTGAGACCAAGTTCCCTTTGCGTGGTTGAGGAAAAGCTGTCTGTCACCAGGCAGATGGTTTCATTCCAGCTCTGGCTTTGCAGCAAAGAGCTGAAACTGGAAGGGGAATTTGCCCCACCTTggttgcagcctggcactgttgTGGTCAGTACTGCTGCTTCATGTTCAAGGACCATTACCCTGAGGGGGACCAGCAGTACCATCTTACATGGCTGTTTGGCCTTTGTGTGCAAGGTCTGCACAGTAAGTGATTCCTTATTGTCCTTTAGGTTTGCTAGATGACAGTGGACAGTCCCCTCTGATGGGCATCTCTTTAGGAGCTCGTGGTAcagtccctccttccctctAAAAGTGTGCACATCTGGTAGAGTGACTTTCACCGGTGTTGTATTTGCCTCACAGTGTCCTATAGGCACCTCTGGAAGGCTTTAGCCAACTGTGAGCTaccagctgccctgcctgcctgcctccttccctcccagctcagcctgctaGGGTCTTAATTTTGTTCCACATAGTTAATGTCTTACGTGGTCCATCAGCCGCTGCTTCCCATGCAGCTGGACTCCGTGGACTTCTGAGGTTGGTACTCATCTCTGACAGAGGCTTTGCTCATACAAGTCTGAAAACGTCACAGATGTGCTCCTGCCCTGATTGAGCTGTCAAGTGTCTGGCCGAATCCTCTTGTTCTCTAATAGTTGGGCAGATTCTGACTGGAGGTTTCTATGGTTTCCTGGTGGTTGCTAAGGAAAAGGATCTCTGCCTCTAGGTCTTGGTGACTTCCTTTTTGCCCTGTCCTAGGCACTGGAGACCAGCAGAACATAATACTCGTTGTTTCCCAGCCCACTACAATGGTCAGGGCATAATTTGTGACTCCTGTCACGACTGGGCTCGGCGCCTGCCGCTCTGTCTTTTCTAAGGCCTCTTTGAAGAATGAGACCAAAGAGCCTTCATGCAGGAGTTTGCATGTTTGCTGCGCTCCCTGCTCCCTTGCTTGTTGTTTCCTTTAGAGCTCCAACTCATTTTAAGGATTTATTTAATGCACTTTACATAGCAAGAAGCTGCATCAACAGCTGTGTCCGTGAATCCTTACCAGACAGCCCTTGGTATGTTTTGGTCTGTGTATCATCCCAGGCACAGTTAAATCTCTGCTCGGGGAAGGGGCTTACAGCTTACTAGTGACAAGGTTGGCGGATAGGAATATCAACAGGACACTTTTTTTGCTGCTGGATCCTGGAATAACAGTGCCTCTGGCACAGAGCTCTGTTCCCACTAGTGCAGCCAGGGGCCAGATCCAGTGAGGTCTCTTTgttgctgtcagcagggactGCATCTCTGTACAGCACCGGGTGATGCAGCTACAGTGCTAGGATGAGATCTGGACCCAAACCTGCAGGCTGGAAGCAGTTAAACCCTGTTCAGGCCAAGTGCTGCTCTTGTCACTCCATTATGAACCCGTGTCTAGGCTGTTGACATGATGGGCTTATTTCCACGGGTGTCACTCAGGGTCTGGGCGATAGGCAAGCTGCTTGAGGCTGTACTCTCACAAGGAGCTCAGCTGGGTTCTGCAGAggcctgcagctgcacacagcaccgGGCAGGAGTTGGTCCCTCAGAGCATCGCAGGATTGGGCAGGAGTCTACTTTTGCATATGGAATCAGCTGACCTTTCTCTTGCTCTTGACTTTTGTCAAACACCTGAGCAACTCCTTCCCAAACTCTGTTAAAATCAGTGGATCTGACATTTCAACTGGATGTGAATTTGATAAATAAAGACAGGTTACAAAATGCCACATGgaaatgatgattttttttttttaaagtttgtcAACTACttaggaccaaaaaaaaaaaaaaaaaaagttacaatgcttgacttttttttttttttctgttttcatttagtTACATAAataattcttttttcttttataaatATCTCTTTATAAACAATATATAAATAGCTTTACAACATAAATACATTTATGCATGACATGAATTTACAAACAGCAACGTTATACAGCTGGCTTCATCAGTCTCTTGGAAAAGCACTGTCCCTTGTCTCAGTGAGTGTttgtatatataatatatatatatatatatatataagataGAGAGCACTTCTTTAGAAaataacaaacccaaaacagctGGTGCCATGACTCCTCgtaccaaaaagaaaaacacagccaCATCTTTTGTCCACTCCAGAGCGGGGGGAGGGTGTGGGGGGTGTCTCTGCTCTTCTAGGCGTTGCCTGGGGAATGGCCCTGCCTGGCCACAGTAGGAAAAAATGGACTATGGATtcaaagccctgtgaggaacaAGAACAAAGTGCCTGTTAGTACTTGCCATACAAACACCTGCTACCCATCCCATCTTGGACTGGATGGTACTTTCTAACCGTAGTGATTcgtagtgattagatgttgtgctgagggatttggtttagttaggggcttgtcagtgtgaaactaatgattggactcaatgagcttgaagggcttttccaatctaagaaattctgtgatcccaAGCTGAAGCCTACTGTGAGAAAAAGCCTGGTGTGGGATGCTAGAGACAATAGAAGGCCACCCTGAGCTTTTTTgctcctgctaaagcaaggaAGGAGCTCACTCTCTGCTTCCTGGCTATTTGGTATTTAGGGAAGAGCCAGAGGGAAATGTGGTGCTCCTCCTGGCCCTAGGAGAAATGAGATTTTAACAATAGGATGGGTGCAATCTGGCCACACAACTTGCTTGCACTTTGTGGAGGTCTGAGCTGGGTGAACCTTTGGGAATAATGAAGGGTCACTACTCAAGGGAGCAGAGGAACAGCACCTATTTGTCCAGGCAGAGTCCTGGACCAGTGCTGGTATTTTGGTACTGCTGGGCCGTGCTCTTCCCATTGCTCTGCAGCACAACAGGATACCTGGGTCCAGTCCCTTCTATGCTGGATTATGTTACTGTGGGGCTGAGGTGCATCCCCATTAGTGGGGCTGTGCTGTTCTGTAGGATGAAGAGCAAGTACCCTGGGCTGTACTGGGCAAATGTTTCCCCTAGTGTGAGttcacctgcagctggggaCCAAGCCAAAGCAGTGCTTTGCTCACCCTTGGCCATCAGTGGAGGAGTCACTCTATTTCTCTTGTCCCTGATGGGGAAGTGAAGCTTCTCTTGCCCATTGATCCCTAAGCACAGTGGCCATGGGGTGCTgtaggaagaacttctcccaGCTTTCCCTTCACTTACTCTCATGCAAAGCCTGAGTTGGGAAAAGGCTACCCTTGCCTGTCAGTCACCACAGCCAGAAGACAGATGGGGAGCTTCTGTATTGGTTTTCCTTACATGAAAAGAAGTGGAGCATGGCTGAGAAAGGTGCCTTGCTAACCCTCCCAGACAGGTAGATAGGGAGTGTCCTACCTTCCCAACACCTGTCCTTAGGTCACCTGAGTCTGTCAAGCATAGGAAGCTACTGTGAATGTATGGCTGCACTGGAGCTCCTTCTGCATCCTCCTCAGAGCCTGCGGGTCTGGCTCACACTACGAACAACCCACCCTGAGCTGCTGCGGGAGTGATGAACTATGGCTGAGGGCCTGTTTCTTTTGCAGAGGCAGGTGAGAAAGCCGGAGAGTTGCTGGGGCGATGGGAATGTAATTAAAGCCCACTTCAGAGTCCTGCTCTTTACCCATCAGCAACGCTGGGGTCTGCAGCTGGCTCAGCCGACTATCTGCAGCCCTGCCTCCGGCACCCCCGCCCCGCAGAGCACGGAGGGGCAGCGCGGCATCCCCGGAACGTCCCGTGCCGCCCGGCCGGGCACTCACCGCCAGGGGTCCCTCAGCATCCGAGGCCGCTCATGGCGCCGATGCGGTCCAGCTTGAGGCCGaagcagcccttccccagccccttctTGTGGAGGCCCTTGTGGCGGCGGCCCGGCGGGTCCTGCAGCAGCCGCGCCCAGCCGGCCCGCGCTCTCGCCTCGGCCCGCGCCTCCCGCGCCTCCCGCGGGCCCgacccgccgctgccgccgccgctgctgccgctgctgccgctgctgctgctgcgctccTTCTCCCGCTCCTTCTCCCGCTCCGCTGCCGCCGCCTCTGGCGGACCCGCCGCCGCCGAGCCGCGGGAGGCctgtggggagggagagggtcAGAGCGCTGCTGCCCCTCAGAGCCCCCATGTCGTCCTCTTCCCCGTGTCGGGTCTGAGGAACCCACCAGACACCCGCGGCGGGGTCGACGTATCCACCCTGCAGTGCACACCCTAGCAGTGCAGCCCACCGCCCCGCCACTACGTGCCCAAGGCATCCTCTCCCTCCCCGAATCCCTGTCCTGGCCTCGGAGCATCCCCCCCATCCCGCAAAACAGCGATGCTTTCCACCTTCGGCTCTTGCCCAGGTCCTTCTAtgctccctccagccccctaaaAGCACTAATGGTGCTGCACCCCCCAGCCgtgctgctgtcactgcacaCACCCACCACACTCCCCAATAGTCAGAAGGGTTCTGAAACCTGGGCAGGGGACGCATTGACCTGGGCAGGTAGGGCACTGATTCCTCTAGCATCTTTCAGGCCATTTTGGTCACTGTATCCCCTGCTAACTATGTCCCCTGGCAGTTTTCAGATGCCTTCAGATCATAGAGAGatgctcctgctccccagcccagctccaagTGGGTGACACTACTCTGAGCAGCACTCCTTACACCCCAACCTTGCAGAGTGTCCCAAACAGTGGTGGGGTAACCAGAGTTCCCCTTCCCCACTGCACTGTCCTGTAGTTACAGCTCTCTGGGTTCCCCTACTCTTCCAATTCTAAGCCACAGTGATCGGGGGCACACTTTCTTCCTTGCTCACCCCCTGCCCCCAACATTTCCCAGGCCCCCCATCTATCTCCCCGCTCGTGAATGCTGCTGCCCAAGCCCTGGGGTTGCTCACCCCCATTCATCTCCCTGACAGCCCTCTCACTCTGTATCATGCCTTTCTCTGCAGCCTACACTCCAGTTCTGTACAGGgacccccccagctccatcctACTTCTGTCCTGGGGCACTCCTCAGTCCCTGTCGCTGTCTCTGTGCCCTCCAGGCAGTGCCACCCAGTGTCAGCCGCCTCTGCTGCACCCCTCCTGCTCAAGCGTCGTGGGGACACCCAGCTCTTCGGGACACTCCCATTTGGGGTGCCACATCCCCAGGGGACGCCCCGGCCTGTTCGGGCAGGGCTGCCCGCAAGGCTCTGGCGTCACATCCAtgcacctgctgcccaccccgCTCAGGGTCCGCTCTCCTTCCTCAGCGGCCCGCACAGAGAGGGTCCCGGGGCGACGCCGAAGAGCAGACTGCTGCAGCCGCTCCGGCAGGGCACACGGCACAGGGCACACGGCAGGCagcgtcccttccagccccggCGCTGGGGCTGACGGCCCCGGGACACGCATGcttgggacaggctgcacaaGCCGGGAGTCCTCTAGTACTCGAAAAAGCGCATGAGAAGGAAGACCCCACTTTGTAATGCCTCTGCCGCCCCAAAGTCACCCCGCGCCTCCCCCCATGTGCCACCAGCGAGCCggggagagggcagagagggagggagcgTACCTTCTGTGGGAGCTGAGACACCGGCTTCGCCTCCAGCCCGACGGAGAGCAGAGCGAGTAAAAGTCCGCCAGCCAGCAAGGGTGAGATCTGCATCCTGCGGAACCGAGCAAGAGGGGACCGGGAGGGCAGCGCGGAGCCAAGGGGAGCCCCGGGGAGAGGTCGGCACTGACGGGAGCCAAAGTTCAGAGCGGAGCCCCGAGGTCCCCTCCTGCCGCCTGCGAAGTGCCGAGCTACTGAACTTGGGCTTTCTGCTTCATTCATTTTATAACCCAACCTGCTGTGATGTCATCTAAAACAACCCAGGTCCAACCCGCTTCATTCTACAATAGCAGGAATTTAAAGGAGGGGGTGGCGTGGGGGGTGCGGGGGTGTCCCCGCTCCTCTGGCAGGAACGAATGACACAACAGCCCGAGGCGACCGGCGCGGGGagttggagagcagcaagagAGTGCGGGGAGCATTCGGCTTCACGCATCCCCCAACCCCCCCGGGCCCCCTGCAACCTGTTTGCTCTCGCTTTGCCCGGCTACCCCCCGGACCCTGCGCACACGCCAGCTTCCCCAGTAACCCCCTGCAGAGCAACACgggacagcctgggctggctggctCAGGCTAGGGGGCGTCCCGGTAGTGGTGGCCGGGTTAACCCCCCCCAAAACGGCACCAAAAGAACTGTTtttctccacacacacacacgccccCCTCCCGCCCAAGATTAAATCAGAACCTATATGTCCCCCAGGTCCCTAGCTGGCAGAATGAGGACGCTGCCATCCCTAGCAGGGACATCGGGGACATAGGGATGCCTGAAGACACCTAGGTGTGTCCCTTGGCTTGGGTaacctgctccttctgctctccTGGGGGGAGCTGGATGGTGTCCCTGGATTTAGAAATGGGGCTCTTCACATGGGCTTGGGAAGTCCTTTGTAGGGCACAATCAGTATCACAGGAACCCTGCTGCAGACAGGACCCTAAGGGCTGACCCTTGGCAGGATTGTGCAGCCTGGCCTCCTCCGACCTGCTCCTGGAGCTGGAGGGTGTGGGAGGAGGATCCCAGAGTTAACCCCAGCAGCTCACAGAGGCTCTGGAGACACAGTAGGAGGCCTCTTCTGCCCTCAcccttcccctccagcagccaggaggacagaatttgtgccactgctgctggtaTGCCTGGCACCCTGCAGCTCTGAAGTTTCAGTTACCTGTTGCCAATGGAGCTGGGCACCATTCCTGGCACTTTGGCCGAAGAGCTTTCTGTTACTGAGATCAGGCCAGAGGAAAGGCACCCCCCCCTTTGCAGAAGCATACAGGGTTGAATTACACCAGACTGGATTTACATCTCGAATCCTTTCCTGGGATGCTCTCtgccctttctcctctccctggagTCAGGTCTAACCTgctcccttcttcctcctcccttttctTGGTTTTTCTGGGCTATATTGCTCTCCTGATCCCtagggagctgtccctgccagtgTGCTGTGGCTTTTTGGGGGTCCATATTTTCCCttctggggagcagggagatgTTTCCTTCTCCATGGCCCAGGCTACTGGGCAGAGGACACTTCAAAGGAGATTGGCTTTGCAGCTCCACGTGAACGGGAGCTGGAAGGAGAAGGTCTCGGTGGTTTTTCCATCGTGCCTGCCAGGTGGAGACAACTTGGACTTTCTGGAGTGTAAATTTGTGCTTGGGCATTTGTCTGCATGCAGGCAGAGTGAAGTGATGGAGCTGGGATTAGAGCCGACTCCGGGTGCCAGGGTTCTGTGGGTGCAGGcgaggagcagagagaggccCCTTCTCTTGGGCTTCAGCTCTTGTCCCACCCAAAGCTTAGCTGAGAGGTAATATCCAGCCTCTTGAGGTGCACGGGGGTGCAAGCACTACCTCTTTCAGCTGGGCTTgtgcaggggaaaaaggagAAGCAGGCAGATGAATACTGTGTCTCTGCAACCCCGGGCTGTCAGGGTGTCCAAAGTCACCAGAAGCTTGGCATCTGACAAAGGGTCCTGCCATCAGCATCCTGGttgtgctggctcctgccctgatgctgcaggcagccctgccccacagctTCTCCCAGGGGGAGCCATAAATGGGGATGGGACAAGAAATGTCATGGTGTGGGGAGGAAGGGCAGCTACGTTTGCCACCAAGCCCCCTGTATACTGTAGGACGTGGGGTTGGGAGCTGTATCCGAGCTTCTCCACCAGAGaagctctccctttccccagaGAGCTGCCATAAATGTCACAAGGCAGCCAGGTCTCAGCCAGCGCCCAGCCGAAGGAGGCTCGTCCTGTGCCCTTGGCTTTCACCAGCGTGGTTTTCATTAGTGTGTTTTCTTTGTCACACTGTGCAGGGCCTCGGGTTTGGGGGGAGGCTGTGCTTTATAAATCCAATTAATCTTGTTATTCAAATGAGTCTGCCTTTTCTGCTGTAAGTCGCTGCAGTCAGAGCCCGGTGCACAGAAAGCCTTTCCTTTAACTCAAACCAGATCGGATCCACTGGAGGTGGCAAAAACTCAGAGCAGGAAAAAGGTGTGAGCAGGAAGGGGTTAAGGGCATTAAGCCCTTTTGTTTCATGGGATGGGGGCCTGAAAGCTTTTAACCCTTAAAGGGATGTGCCTTCCTTAGCCAGTCCCTGCAGGATGCTTGCCCAGGTTGAGAACTGGACTTAGATGACATTCGGGACATACATGACAGCAGAGAGCACGGGATGGAGAGGTCTGTGTTGCCTGGGGGCTTCTCCTGGGTGCTGGAGAGCAAACGGGATCCTGCATGTGGGATGAGGAGGGCTGGAGACCCACAGGATGGGCTGGATGGTGTGACACCCCTCCCCATTGCACCCGTGGGACCAAAGAGAGCTGGGGGGAGAAAGTGGGCTCCGGGTCTGGTCTGCCCCCGAGGAATTGAACCAGTATTGAATCAGGGATTCTGGGGAGACAGGCTGTGGTGCATTTGGTGGGGGAGTGGTTCAGTGGGACctaaaaaaggcaagaaaacccACACCTGACTGCTCTTCATGCCACATAATGTACCCAGCACCCTTTCTCGTGAGGCAGCAGATTAAGGGCTGTTCAAAGGTGTCCATAtggtggcagtggtgctggctccctccagcctggcctcaagcTGCTTTTCACCCCTTTGGGTCCTGCTGGTTATCACCCATAGACAGGACATATCCTGCCCTCCACTAAGTCCCACTCTCAGGGTGGACTGGTAAGTTGCACGTGCTGGAAACTGCCCAAAAGCAGAGAACATTGCTGCTGTAGGGCTGAAAATGCTGAGATACCAAAGTGGGGGTGACCCCCTGAGAAGGGACACCCAGGGGGACTGTCAGTGTGTAGGGATTAGGGAAGGGTGCACGTGTGAGAGAGCACACAAGTCCCTGTGCCTGAGGTGGAGTGGGATTCATCAAAGTATGATTGGTGCCAGCATGATTTGGAGGGTGGGAGGAGATAGGTCACAGGGGTACGTGTGACAGCAGCATGGGTTGTTTGGCTCCATCACAAGGAAGGGCTGAGTGATGCTGTGGGAGAGCCTGGATCCTGTCACATGGTGCTGTGGCCCCAGCTCTCTTAGCTGAAGTCAGAAACCAGGTTCCAGGCACCCTCCAGAAGATAACTCCAAGAAGGTTTACAGTACAGAAACATGGACTCAAGCCTGATGAAAGCTGTGCCACTGCAGCATCCAAAAGCCAGCTATCTATCCCCTTTATCTTCCACTTGGTCTTCATTAGGGAGTGTGTCTCAATATTCCTTTGGGGGAAATTGCAGCCCAGATTTATGCCTCTTCTGCTGCCATGGACCAGGGAGCATTTCTGGATGGATTGATGAGTACCTGTATTTTGAGGAATTCCAGCTGATTCCACATAAAGGCTGTTTGTCCCTTTGCAAAAAGAGACATCAGAAGGCTCTGTGCATGTGatagagatgctggagcatccaAAGTTCTCCTGCAACCCGTGGCCGAGCCCAAAGAGCTGTTGGTTAAGTGCTGTCCCAGAGTTCATCAGTGGCTCTGGAACAAGCCTGGAAACATTGCTGCTTTTTGCTCGTCCTGCCTgcattgctctctgcctgcctggggcagggccaGGTGAGTGGAGCAGTTACAAGGATGGAGTAGCTACTTCTCCTCCAGCAAAGCCACCAACCCCCAGTCTCCAGGAAGATGTGTGCTGGTGTTTGCCAAGAGAACACCACTGATGGTTTAATGTGCCCCTACAGGACTTTTTAcagtttatgtttttttttccccacagattTCAGAGTACCTCTGCAGAGGTCTGGTGACAGCAGGCTCAGCAAGAAGCAGGTTTCCGGTGGGGATTTAAATTTTGGCTGCAGGGGCAAATGATCCACCCTCAGCTCATACAGTGGCAGGGGACCATCTTGTCCCACCACTGTGGCAGGATGAAGGaggtgatgtgctcctgagGATGCAGGGAAGAAAGCTTTTCTGAGGAATAACCTGACAGGACCCAGGGCAGGAGTATCAGCTGGAAGCTCAGTTGTGGCCACTAACAGCCCAGGGGCCCAGGCATACACCAGGACATTATGGGGACAGGGTGGTTTTGCGTGCCACAGTGcgatgctgctgggtgctgcagccacATCAGTGTCTActtcacctccagctctctgagtcTGAAATGCTGATGGAGGCTTCAGCCTGTTTGAACATCCCTGGTGTTTGTTTTGGATGTTGCTGCTGA
The sequence above is a segment of the Pogoniulus pusillus isolate bPogPus1 chromosome 26, bPogPus1.pri, whole genome shotgun sequence genome. Coding sequences within it:
- the NPPC gene encoding C-type natriuretic peptide; this encodes MNEAESPSSVARHFAGGRRGPRGSALNFGSRQCRPLPGAPLGSALPSRSPLARFRRMQISPLLAGGLLLALLSVGLEAKPVSQLPQKASRGSAAAGPPEAAAAEREKEREKERSSSSGSSGSSGGGSGGSGPREAREARAEARARAGWARLLQDPPGRRHKGLHKKGLGKGCFGLKLDRIGAMSGLGC